CATGGAAGCCAGCGGCACCAGCGGCATGAAGGCGGCAGTCAACGGCATCCCCAATTGTAGTATCCTCGACGGGTGGTGGGACGAAGCCTATGACGGCTCCAACGGATGGGCTATTGGGCAGGGGCTGGTCTACGAAAACCAGGTAAATCAGGATATTGTGGATGCGGACAATCTCTATGCGGTTCTCGAAACCTCGGTGGTCCCCGAGTTTTATGACCGGGACGGCGACGGTGTCCCGCACATGTGGCTCAAGCGCATGAAGGAATCCATGAAGACCGCGTTCCGGCAGTATGGCACCCACCGCATGGTCCGGGAGTATATAGACGACATGTACCTTCCCACCATAGCGATTTCCCACCTGCGCAACAAGAAAGACTACGCCCTTTCCCAGGAGATAGGAGACTGGCGTAAACGAATTCCGGGTCGTTTTTCAACAGTGACCATCAAGGAGATTCATGTTGACGGCATTCACGGGGATGTCTTCAAGCTGGGTGAAAAATTCGCGGTTATAGCCATTATAGACAAGGGGCAGTTACTGACTGAAGAACTTCTTGTCGAGTTGGTTGTGGCAACGGCGAGCGAAGATGCTGTCATTGACTGCGTCCCTATGAAACTGGAGCATGCAGAGGGCAACAGCCTTGACTTCAGTGTGCAATACTCCCCGAATTTCTCCGGGGAATGTCGGTTCGGCGTCAGGGTTATTCCCACCCATCCGGGGCTTGGCAGTAAATATGAAACCAAGCTGATCAAGTGGAGTTAAACTGGATTCTCCAAAAAAATAGGCTGGGCAAATCGCCCAGCCTATTTTTTTGGAGAATCTTCTACAACCCTATGCATCGCCGAGATCTCCGGTGACAGCCTGTATGACGTCTCCCTTGGCGTTGTAGGTGCCGGTGGCCTCAACCTTGACGAGCTGACGGGCCATTTCCGGGTTTTCCAGAACTTCACGCTGGAGCCTGACCTTGCGGATATTTTTGACTTGATCCGTCAGATTCGTGCCCTGTACTTCAAATCCAGCAACTTCCATGATCCGTACCTCCTTGGGTGGGGGATTGAATATGTTACATGCTGTCTTTATCGGCTTGTCTACGCAAACCTTTAGGGGGCGTGCCGGATCGCGGGGTGTGCGTTCCCCGGGAAGGCGGATTCCAGTGAGTTTTTTCATAGAGTTATGGTGAGAAATCTTTTTTATGAAAAGGCCGCAAAAAGCGGCCTTTCATTACTTGGATTCGCGTTCGTACACTTCGTCGAGGATTTCTTTGCCGCCGGCCTTGAGAACCAGATCAGCTAATTCCATGCCGATATCCCAAGCGTCTTTGGCATTGCCTTTGACGTCCATGCGGATGGGGCGGGAACCATCAACATCTGCCACGAACCCGGTCAGGTGAACCGAATCGCCGTCCAGTACGGACCATGCTGCAATGGGGACCTGACATCCACCGTTCAGGCCGGTCAGGAAGCCGCGTTCAGCCAATACCTGCACCTTGGTCGGGGCATGGTCGAGGAACTGGAGCATCTCGATCACTTCGGTGTTGTCCACGTGGTACTCGATGCCGAGTGCACCTTGTGCCACGGCAGGCAGAAATTCGGGTGGTCCGAGGATCTCGTGTTTGGGGGCGGAAAGTTCAAGACGGTTCAGCCCGGCAGTGGCGACCACAATGGCGTCGAACTCACCGTTCAGCAATTTCTTGACACGGGTGTCGAGGTTGCCGCGCAGGGATTCAATTTTAAGATCGGAGCGCAGGGTTGCCAACTGTGACTGGCGGCGCAGGCTGGACGTGCCGACGACAGCACCTTCCGGCAGTCCCTTGAGACCGTCGTATTTGACGGAGAGCAGGGAGTCGGTGGACGCTTCACGTTCGGGAATGATGCCGACTTCCAGCCCCTCGGGGAGCTCGGTGGGGACATCCTTCATGGAGTGGACCGCAATTTGTGCGCGACCATCGAGGAGGGCTTCCTCGATCTCTTTGACGAAGAGTCCTTTGCCGCCGACCTTGGCCAGCGGTACGTCGAGGATCTTGTCACCCTTGGTCTTGATCTTGAGCAGTTCCACGGTCAGGCCGGGGTGCTTGGCTTCGAGCAGATCCTTGATATGATTGGCCTGCCAGAGAGCGAGTGCGCTGCCTCGAGTGGCGATAGTCAGTGTCTTCATGGGAAACCTTCCGGTAAGAAAAAAGTTAACCGCAGCTGGAGCAGTCGCCGCCGGAGCAGCCGGAACATGGGGACGAAGATGAGAAACTGGTTCCTGAATCAGAGTCACTGCCGCCGGATTGAGGAGCGGACGCGCCGCCGATTCTGGAGCGGACTGCGCTCATGAGTTTGCCGGTTTTTTCGGACTGGCATTTGGGACAGGGCGGACATTCATCCCGGTCAAAGACGAGTTCTTCGAATTCGTGGTCACAATCACTGCATTTGTATTCAAATATGGGCATGGCATGCTCCGAAATGGTATTTTCGCCGGGTTCGCCCGGCAGAGGGAATCCA
The genomic region above belongs to uncultured Pseudodesulfovibrio sp. and contains:
- the hemC gene encoding hydroxymethylbilane synthase encodes the protein MKTLTIATRGSALALWQANHIKDLLEAKHPGLTVELLKIKTKGDKILDVPLAKVGGKGLFVKEIEEALLDGRAQIAVHSMKDVPTELPEGLEVGIIPEREASTDSLLSVKYDGLKGLPEGAVVGTSSLRRQSQLATLRSDLKIESLRGNLDTRVKKLLNGEFDAIVVATAGLNRLELSAPKHEILGPPEFLPAVAQGALGIEYHVDNTEVIEMLQFLDHAPTKVQVLAERGFLTGLNGGCQVPIAAWSVLDGDSVHLTGFVADVDGSRPIRMDVKGNAKDAWDIGMELADLVLKAGGKEILDEVYERESK
- a CDS encoding zinc ribbon domain-containing protein; this encodes MPIFEYKCSDCDHEFEELVFDRDECPPCPKCQSEKTGKLMSAVRSRIGGASAPQSGGSDSDSGTSFSSSSPCSGCSGGDCSSCG